In one window of Dissulfurirhabdus thermomarina DNA:
- a CDS encoding SDH family Clp fold serine proteinase, producing MSGMDVLFLFFVFSALQPVLRQKMLEAARQRMLQKIERERGSRVILLVHRQETMSFLGFPIMRYIDINDSEQVIRAIHLTDDDMPIDLVIHSPGGLALAALQIARAVCRHRGKVTAFVPHYAMSGGALIALAADEIVMDEHAVLGPVDPQMGEFPAASLVRVLEEKPAERIDDRTFILADVARKALSQMRQNVEDLLRHRYDPDTAGRIAEALSQGRWTHDYPITAGEAREMGLPVRTDMPQDIYRLMELFPQPLRREPSVFFSPVPYRGQDGMPGKAA from the coding sequence ATGAGCGGCATGGATGTCTTGTTCCTGTTTTTCGTCTTCTCCGCCCTCCAGCCGGTCCTGCGGCAGAAGATGCTCGAGGCCGCCCGCCAGCGGATGCTCCAGAAGATCGAGCGGGAGCGGGGCTCCCGGGTGATCCTGCTGGTCCACCGACAGGAGACCATGAGCTTTCTCGGCTTCCCCATCATGCGCTACATCGACATCAACGACTCGGAGCAGGTCATCCGGGCCATCCATCTCACCGACGACGACATGCCCATCGACCTCGTGATCCACTCCCCCGGGGGGCTGGCCCTGGCCGCCCTCCAGATCGCCCGGGCCGTGTGCCGCCACCGGGGGAAGGTGACGGCCTTCGTCCCCCATTACGCCATGAGCGGCGGGGCGCTCATCGCCCTCGCGGCGGACGAGATCGTCATGGACGAACACGCGGTCCTCGGCCCGGTGGATCCCCAGATGGGGGAATTCCCCGCGGCCTCCCTGGTCCGGGTGCTGGAGGAGAAGCCCGCAGAACGGATCGACGACCGGACCTTCATCCTGGCGGACGTGGCCCGCAAGGCCCTCAGCCAGATGCGGCAGAACGTCGAGGACCTTCTCCGGCACCGGTACGACCCGGACACGGCCGGCCGCATCGCCGAGGCCCTCTCCCAGGGGCGCTGGACCCACGACTATCCCATAACCGCCGGGGAGGCGCGGGAGATGGGACTGCCGGTGCGGACGGACATGCCCCAGGACATCTACCGGCTCATGGAGCTCTTTCCCCAGCCGCTTCGCCGGGAGCCGTCGGTGTTCTTCTCCCCCGTGCCCTATCGGGGCCAGGACGGAATGCCGGGGAAGGCGGCGTGA
- the putP gene encoding sodium/proline symporter PutP, whose translation MTRDETIWLTFFAYLAAVLAIGLFAMARTRNLEDYLLGGRRLGSLAAALSAGASDMSGWLLLGLPGLAYTAGPRAAWIALGLLAGTWLNWRLVAARLRAFTVAAGALTIPEYLERRFDDGSRLLRVTSALLILFFFLFYTASGLLAGGKLFEAVFHLPARWAVAAGAAAILVYTFLGGFLAVSWTDVFQALLMLLALAVVPAVALARAPAGHLPWPPAPADPARLIEVISLAAWGLGYFGQPHILARFMALESPRGAPRARRIATTWAALCLAGALAAGWAGRIVFPVALADAEQVFIALVGRLLHPLPAGICLAAILAAVMSTADSQLLVAASALTEDFYKALARPGAGARELVWIGRAAVAAVTAAATWIALGPGRSVLDLVAHAWAGFGAAFGPALLGSLFWSRMTRNGALAGIAAGGLTVVVWSRLHGGLFDLYEIVPGFVLSAAAIAAASLLDPGGRARAEARFRKAAP comes from the coding sequence ATGACCCGGGACGAGACCATCTGGCTCACCTTCTTCGCCTACCTGGCGGCGGTTCTCGCCATCGGCCTCTTCGCCATGGCCCGCACCCGGAATCTGGAGGACTACCTCCTCGGTGGACGGCGCCTGGGCAGTCTCGCGGCCGCGCTCAGCGCCGGTGCCTCGGACATGAGCGGCTGGCTGCTCCTGGGGCTGCCGGGCCTGGCCTACACGGCGGGGCCGCGGGCCGCCTGGATCGCCCTGGGGCTCCTGGCGGGCACCTGGCTCAACTGGCGCCTGGTGGCCGCTCGCCTCAGGGCCTTCACCGTGGCCGCCGGGGCCCTCACCATCCCGGAATACCTGGAACGACGCTTCGACGACGGCTCCCGCCTCCTCCGGGTGACCTCGGCCCTGCTCATCCTCTTCTTTTTTTTGTTTTACACCGCCTCGGGCCTCCTGGCGGGGGGCAAGCTCTTCGAGGCCGTCTTCCACCTCCCCGCCCGATGGGCCGTGGCCGCCGGGGCCGCCGCCATCCTGGTCTACACCTTCCTCGGGGGTTTCCTGGCGGTCTCGTGGACCGACGTGTTCCAGGCCCTCCTGATGCTCCTGGCCCTGGCGGTGGTCCCCGCGGTGGCGCTGGCCCGGGCGCCCGCGGGGCACCTGCCCTGGCCCCCGGCGCCCGCCGACCCCGCCCGGCTGATCGAGGTGATCTCGCTGGCGGCCTGGGGCCTGGGCTACTTCGGCCAGCCCCACATCCTCGCCCGGTTCATGGCCCTCGAATCCCCCCGGGGGGCGCCCCGGGCCCGCCGGATCGCCACCACCTGGGCGGCCCTCTGCCTGGCGGGCGCCCTCGCCGCCGGGTGGGCCGGGCGGATCGTCTTCCCCGTGGCCCTGGCCGACGCCGAGCAGGTCTTCATCGCCCTGGTCGGCCGGCTGCTCCACCCGCTGCCCGCGGGCATCTGCCTGGCCGCCATCCTGGCCGCCGTCATGAGCACCGCGGATTCCCAGCTCCTGGTGGCCGCCTCGGCCCTCACGGAGGATTTCTACAAGGCCCTCGCCCGGCCCGGCGCCGGGGCGCGGGAACTGGTCTGGATCGGCCGGGCCGCCGTGGCGGCCGTCACTGCGGCGGCTACCTGGATCGCCCTGGGCCCCGGCCGATCGGTCCTCGACCTCGTGGCCCACGCCTGGGCGGGCTTCGGGGCGGCCTTCGGCCCGGCCCTCCTCGGCTCCCTCTTCTGGTCGCGGATGACCCGTAACGGCGCCCTGGCCGGGATCGCCGCCGGGGGCCTCACCGTGGTGGTCTGGAGCCGCCTCCATGGAGGGCTCTTCGACCTCTACGAGATCGTGCCCGGGTTCGTCCTCTCCGCGGCGGCCATCGCGGCGGCAAGCCTCCTCGACCCGGGGGGAAGGGCGCGGGCGGAGGCCCGCTTCCGAAAGGCCGCCCCCTGA
- a CDS encoding flavin reductase family protein, with amino-acid sequence MQAKISAALPTGVYVVTVRHGDRINGMTAAWVTQVSFKPPMAGVAVAPARYTHDLIQEAGRFCLNALPEGAADLARHFGFKSGRKVDKFKAVAYSSALRGSPVLEAACAYVECEVDGSCTTGDHTFFYGTVIDAGVLKEGTRPLVFRWEDFFGGK; translated from the coding sequence ATGCAGGCCAAGATCTCCGCCGCTCTCCCCACCGGGGTCTACGTGGTGACGGTCCGCCACGGAGACCGCATCAACGGCATGACCGCGGCCTGGGTGACCCAGGTCTCCTTCAAGCCGCCCATGGCCGGCGTCGCCGTGGCCCCGGCCCGCTACACCCACGACCTCATCCAGGAGGCGGGCCGGTTCTGCCTGAACGCCCTTCCCGAGGGGGCCGCAGACCTGGCCCGGCACTTCGGCTTCAAGAGCGGCCGGAAGGTGGACAAGTTCAAGGCAGTGGCCTACTCCAGCGCCCTCCGGGGGTCGCCCGTCCTCGAGGCGGCCTGCGCCTACGTGGAGTGCGAGGTGGACGGCAGCTGCACCACGGGGGATCATACCTTCTTCTACGGCACCGTGATCGATGCCGGTGTCCTCAAGGAGGGGACCCGCCCCCTGGTCTTCCGGTGGGAGGATTTCTTCGGCGGCAAGTAG
- a CDS encoding tetratricopeptide repeat protein, producing the protein MQEETTAAGPRRGRPEEEGTGLMDEILSALPDGARVYAERYGREALAALSLCLLGVILWAGFSTYRQRQEDRAAALVGQALVEREPGRRAGVLERLEARCPGTDAGRQGLLLLAGALREQGMDEKAREAFEKAARVYDADHPLGAAARMGLAGLAEAGGRPAAARRRYREVVEAEVPGFGEVALLDLARLEAAAGDVEAARRHYQAFLESGGDGTALRDFARYRLATLPGGGVEAGDRGATPGS; encoded by the coding sequence ATGCAGGAGGAGACGACGGCAGCGGGACCCCGGCGGGGCCGGCCGGAGGAAGAGGGCACAGGGCTCATGGACGAGATCCTCTCGGCCTTGCCGGACGGGGCGCGGGTCTACGCCGAGCGATACGGCCGCGAGGCCCTGGCCGCCCTGAGCCTCTGTCTCCTGGGGGTCATCCTGTGGGCCGGGTTCTCCACCTACCGCCAGCGCCAGGAGGACCGGGCCGCCGCCCTTGTGGGCCAGGCCCTGGTGGAGCGTGAGCCCGGTCGGCGGGCCGGGGTCCTGGAGCGGCTCGAAGCCCGGTGCCCGGGGACGGACGCGGGCCGCCAGGGCCTCCTCCTCTTGGCCGGCGCGCTGCGCGAGCAGGGCATGGACGAAAAGGCCCGGGAGGCCTTCGAGAAGGCGGCCCGGGTGTACGACGCCGACCACCCGCTCGGGGCGGCCGCGCGGATGGGACTTGCCGGTCTCGCCGAGGCGGGGGGGCGGCCGGCGGCCGCGCGGCGGCGCTACCGGGAAGTGGTCGAGGCCGAAGTCCCCGGCTTCGGCGAGGTGGCGCTCCTCGATCTCGCCCGGCTCGAGGCCGCGGCGGGCGACGTCGAGGCCGCCCGCCGGCACTACCAGGCCTTTCTCGAGAGCGGCGGGGATGGCACAGCGCTCCGGGACTTCGCCCGCTATCGTCTTGCCACCCTGCCGGGCGGCGGAGTGGAGGCCGGGGACCGCGGGGCCACCCCCGGTTCCTGA
- the pheA gene encoding prephenate dehydratase has product MTTETDLSKRLRELRARIDAVDGEIVRLLKERLDVALEIGRAKAEAGQDPLDPAREQEVIRNILSRNGGAFPAESLKAVFTEIISACRNAQRPERVGYLGPEGTFSHLAATRFFGHAPELLPVPEITEVFDGVARGRMDHGVVPIENSVEGSVAQTLDGLVEFDVKVCGEVFLPVSHALMNRSGRLEDIRRVLSHAQSLAQCRMWLRRNLPGIPVEAVGSTAQAAARAAEDPGAAAIAAPAAAERFGLRIVAEGIEDYAGNTTRFLVLGRNCPGPTGNDKTSLLLSLENRPGALYRTLKPLADRSINLTKIQSRPVKNEPWRYLFFVDLAGHLSDPDIRDGVAAVEEGCASLKWLGSYPAGEPLAA; this is encoded by the coding sequence ATGACGACCGAAACCGACCTCTCGAAACGCCTTCGGGAGCTGCGGGCCCGCATCGACGCCGTCGACGGGGAGATCGTCCGGCTCCTCAAGGAGCGGCTCGACGTGGCCCTGGAGATCGGCCGCGCCAAGGCGGAAGCCGGCCAGGATCCCCTCGACCCCGCCCGGGAGCAGGAGGTCATCCGGAACATCCTCTCCCGCAACGGCGGGGCCTTCCCGGCCGAGAGCCTCAAGGCGGTCTTCACGGAGATCATCTCGGCCTGCCGAAACGCCCAGCGCCCCGAGCGTGTCGGCTACCTGGGCCCGGAGGGCACCTTCAGCCACCTGGCGGCGACCCGCTTCTTCGGGCATGCCCCCGAGCTGCTCCCGGTACCGGAGATAACGGAGGTCTTCGACGGGGTGGCCAGGGGCCGGATGGACCACGGGGTGGTGCCCATAGAGAACTCCGTGGAGGGCTCGGTGGCCCAGACCCTGGACGGCCTCGTGGAGTTCGACGTCAAGGTCTGCGGCGAGGTCTTTCTCCCCGTCTCCCACGCCCTCATGAACCGGTCCGGCCGGCTCGAGGACATCCGGCGGGTTCTCTCACATGCCCAGTCCCTGGCCCAGTGCCGCATGTGGCTGCGGCGGAACCTCCCGGGCATCCCCGTGGAGGCGGTCGGGAGCACCGCCCAGGCGGCCGCCCGGGCGGCAGAGGACCCGGGGGCGGCGGCCATCGCAGCCCCCGCCGCCGCCGAACGGTTCGGCCTTCGTATCGTGGCGGAGGGCATCGAGGACTACGCCGGGAACACCACCCGGTTCCTCGTGCTCGGCCGAAACTGCCCCGGCCCCACGGGAAACGACAAGACGAGCCTGCTCCTCAGCCTCGAAAACCGCCCCGGCGCCCTCTACCGGACGCTAAAGCCCCTGGCGGACCGTTCCATCAACCTCACCAAGATCCAGTCCCGGCCGGTGAAGAACGAACCCTGGCGCTATCTCTTCTTCGTGGACCTGGCGGGGCACCTTTCGGACCCGGACATCCGGGACGGCGTGGCGGCGGTGGAAGAGGGCTGCGCCTCCCTCAAGTGGCTGGGATCCTACCCGGCGGGGGAACCCCTGGCCGCCTGA
- a CDS encoding MerR family transcriptional regulator: MPETAGGTFSPPPPRGRVRVSQALDNAKKYYRIGEVSRMTGVAPHVLRYWEGEFHQIRPRRVARRRLYRNEDIRLVFRIKQLLYEEGLTISGARRRLREEAAAEAAPEQAPAGRFIEALREIRSALQDLRDSLAAGDEKTPGARGPSWPRE, from the coding sequence GTGCCGGAGACGGCCGGCGGCACCTTCAGCCCTCCGCCGCCGAGGGGACGGGTACGGGTGAGTCAGGCCCTGGACAACGCCAAGAAGTACTACCGCATCGGGGAGGTCAGCCGGATGACCGGCGTCGCTCCCCACGTCTTGCGGTACTGGGAAGGCGAGTTCCACCAGATCCGCCCGAGGCGGGTCGCCCGGCGGCGGCTCTACCGGAACGAAGACATCCGCCTCGTCTTCCGGATCAAGCAACTCCTCTACGAGGAGGGGCTCACCATCTCCGGCGCCCGAAGACGCCTCCGGGAGGAGGCGGCGGCCGAAGCCGCGCCCGAGCAGGCCCCCGCCGGGCGATTCATCGAGGCGCTCCGCGAGATCCGGTCCGCCCTGCAAGACCTTCGGGATTCGCTGGCGGCCGGGGACGAAAAGACGCCCGGGGCCCGTGGGCCTTCATGGCCGCGGGAATAG
- a CDS encoding integration host factor subunit alpha, with product MTTLTKRKIAEAVSERLGFSVRCSLKLVEALCGEIKAALRSEEKVKIVRFGTFSAKEKGARRCINPVTGEPILIAPRRTVVFHPSRNLKAAVNGRGGLSGTDRSAPRENPLP from the coding sequence ATGACCACGCTCACCAAGCGCAAGATCGCGGAGGCCGTCAGCGAGCGGCTCGGGTTCTCCGTCCGTTGCAGCCTGAAACTGGTCGAGGCCCTGTGCGGGGAGATCAAGGCGGCGCTCCGGTCGGAGGAGAAGGTCAAGATCGTCCGGTTCGGCACCTTCTCGGCGAAGGAAAAGGGCGCGCGCCGGTGCATCAATCCCGTCACCGGGGAACCCATCCTCATCGCGCCCCGGCGGACGGTGGTCTTCCATCCCAGCCGGAACCTCAAGGCCGCCGTCAACGGCCGAGGCGGCCTTTCCGGCACGGACCGTTCCGCTCCGCGGGAAAATCCGCTACCATAA